Genomic DNA from Gimesia aquarii:
ATTTTCCATCTCTTGATCCTTTATTCTCATCTCATCTAATACAATGGGATTCCATGATTCTTTCCGTTGGTGAGATGGAACATAATGCATCCGCGCCCAACGTCTCAGTCTGAATTCTGCTAATAATGAGATAGCAGTCTCTGACTCCCGTTCCATTACGTGATGCCCTTCACTGATGAATAGTCTTAAATGCTTCTATTGTCTGAAATCGTCATCTGATCATATCAGCCAAAATGATTTTGAATTCAACTATTTGTTTTGTAGGAGATTTGATCCCACTGGGAGCTATTCCAGACCTAATCCGAACAACAGGGGTCTTGTGTAAAAAGGGCAGAATCGCCGAAGGTGGATTACATAGTATCATCCGCAAATTCGGTATAATGTGACTGATGACATTGCTTTGATTTATCCACTCCCATCTTCTTCAAGGGATTCTTCTGAGATTCGATACCTCGAAAGCACGCATCCGACCATGTTCCGTGTTGATCTAGTTATAGTCTCCAACTGTCGTGATTGAGATTCATGCAAGAATGTGAATGATAAAACAACAATCGTTGCAGCAATCAGCAATATGGATGAGCGAACCTTCTGATTTTCACTAAGTACTTTTAAAATTGGTAGATACCAAAACCCGTTGGTTAAAGGAATCTTATGATTCGGGTTCCATTCAGGTATATCTAATGCCAGATTTGGTTCGACAGCAATTCGCTCTTCTCCAGGACGAACTGCATCAAAATCTACACGGGCTACCTCAGAACGAAATTCAGGATCATGTTCTAAAGAATGGGCTACTTGCCTCAGGTATTCGACTTGGTTTTCTAAAGTGACTAACCGTACCTGATTCGCATGATATTCGTTACGCAAATTCAAATAGGACAAATAACGAGGAGCTAATACAATCGAAGCAAATAAGCTGGCAGCAATAAATAGAAAGATCCAGAATATTAGCGAAATGATCCAGCCAAAACTGGATTCCTCATTCTGATTTTCTCTGCCAAACACAATACTCAAACCCGGCTTTGTTCTAAATTAAAAATGCACGATGCGGCCTCACATTTCCCTCTCTTGAATAAAAATCGACATAGTGGGGTAAGACTCTTCATCAACCGATAAATTGGATCGATTGTTCTCTTTGTTACTAATTTTCCGATTGCTGAAATGCACAAAAAAACTTCCCTCCGATGACTCGAAGGGAAGCAGAATTAATTGATCAATAACTAGAGAGTTCAGGAAATTGTTCCACCAAATGTGGCCTCAGCTCCCAGAATTTCTTCGATTCTCAGTAATTGATTGTACTTACAAATACGATCTGTTCGACTTGCAGAACCTGTTTTGATTTGACCGGTGCACAAAGCCACGGCGAGATCCGCGATCGTCGTGTCTTCAGTTTCACCAGAACGGTGGCTCATTACAGCTGTGTAACCATTTCGACCCGCTAACTGAACGGCTTCGATTGTTTCAGACAGCGTTCCAATCTGATTGACTTTAACCAGAATACTATTAGCAACCCCCTCATCGATACCTCTCTGTAATCGTTTGGGATTCGTTACAAACAAGTCATCGCCTACCAGTTGGACTTTGTCACCCAGACGAGTTGTCAGAGCTTTCCAACCATCCCAGTCGTCTTCTGCCAAACCATCTTCAATAGAACAGATCGGATATTTATCAACCCATCCAGCCAGGAAGTCAACCATGCCTGCGGAATCGAATTCTCGCCCTTCCACAGTATAGACTCCCGTTTCGGCGTTAAAGAACTCAGTCGATGCGGCATCCAAGGCAATCTTCACCTGATCACCGGCTTTGTAACCCGCTTGTTCGATAGCGGTTAAAATAACATCGATTGCATCTTCACTATTAGGGAGATCAGGTGCAAATCCCCCCTCGTCTCCGACGGCTGTGCTCAGCCCTTTTGAGGAAAGTACTTTTTTCAAAGAGTGAAAAATTTCCGTTCCACAACGCAGCGAGTCACTGAAGTTGTCAAAACCCAGTGGCATTACCATAAATTCCTGCAGGTCAATTCCATTGCTGGCGTGCTCACCACCGTTAATGATATTCATCATCGGAGCAGGTAGCCGATTTGCACCGACTCCACCCAGATAACGGAACAATGGTAGATCAGAAGCATGTGCAGCGGCATGAGCTGAAGCTAAGGAGCAAGCCAGGATTGCATTCGCTCCTAAACGTGACTTATTTTCTGTTCCATCCAGATCCAACATTACGCGGTCAATCAGTAATTGATCACAGGCATCCAAATCGACAAGCACGTCCGCAATCTCTGTATTAACATTCTGGACTGCCTGTTGAACACCCTTACCGAGATACCGGTCTTTTTGATCGGCATCACGCAATTCACAGGCTTCATGCATTCCCGTGCTGGCCCCGCTGGGGACGGCAGCCCGACCTACAGTTCCATCTTCCAACTCAATATCCACTTCAACTGTGGGATTCCCGCGGCTGTCAAGAATTTCACGGGCATGAACGGAACT
This window encodes:
- the eno gene encoding phosphopyruvate hydratase — protein: MSIAISSVHAREILDSRGNPTVEVDIELEDGTVGRAAVPSGASTGMHEACELRDADQKDRYLGKGVQQAVQNVNTEIADVLVDLDACDQLLIDRVMLDLDGTENKSRLGANAILACSLASAHAAAHASDLPLFRYLGGVGANRLPAPMMNIINGGEHASNGIDLQEFMVMPLGFDNFSDSLRCGTEIFHSLKKVLSSKGLSTAVGDEGGFAPDLPNSEDAIDVILTAIEQAGYKAGDQVKIALDAASTEFFNAETGVYTVEGREFDSAGMVDFLAGWVDKYPICSIEDGLAEDDWDGWKALTTRLGDKVQLVGDDLFVTNPKRLQRGIDEGVANSILVKVNQIGTLSETIEAVQLAGRNGYTAVMSHRSGETEDTTIADLAVALCTGQIKTGSASRTDRICKYNQLLRIEEILGAEATFGGTIS